The Streptomyces sp. NL15-2K genome contains a region encoding:
- a CDS encoding extracellular solute-binding protein: MKLAPRLAVLLAALVVTACAPQTSDNSSSDTDEQTGTLRVWLFQEVNNQPKEKVVDSVLADFKKAHKDTKVTVEYIPVETRAQRMKAAFNDPKSAPDVIEYGNTDTAGYVKDGGLADVTKDFSSWSEAKDTDPTARQSVTVDGKIYGAPYFVGVRALYYRTDIFKELNLEVPKTMAELATTAREIRAAKPDLYGLVVGGAFTYGAMPFIWANGGEIATGKGGSYASAIDSAAAQKGIKAYTSLFSDDNCPAAKCAGMGGNDTITAFAAGQAGMAIGGDFNHTAVEAGKVKGEYAVVPLPGVKAGQIAPAFAGGNNLGVLKSTSHRTLAVDLMKQLASKKTQEELFGAMGFLPTFTDVRQQVAAEQPYVKPFVETLAADTKFVPASPAWSQIDSSLVLPTMFQEVISGKKNVATASKDAATKMNDAFGSVG; encoded by the coding sequence ATGAAGCTCGCCCCCCGACTGGCCGTTCTCCTGGCCGCCCTCGTCGTCACCGCCTGTGCCCCTCAGACCTCCGACAACTCCTCCTCCGACACGGACGAGCAGACCGGCACCCTGCGCGTCTGGCTCTTCCAGGAGGTCAACAACCAGCCCAAGGAAAAGGTCGTCGACTCCGTCCTCGCCGATTTCAAGAAGGCGCACAAGGACACCAAGGTCACCGTCGAGTACATCCCCGTCGAGACCCGCGCCCAGCGCATGAAGGCGGCCTTCAACGACCCGAAGAGCGCCCCCGACGTCATCGAGTACGGCAACACCGACACCGCCGGCTATGTCAAGGACGGCGGACTCGCCGACGTCACCAAGGACTTCTCGTCCTGGAGCGAGGCCAAGGACACCGACCCGACCGCGAGACAGTCGGTCACGGTGGACGGCAAGATCTACGGCGCCCCGTACTTCGTCGGCGTCCGGGCCCTGTACTACCGCACCGACATCTTCAAGGAACTGAACCTCGAAGTTCCGAAGACCATGGCCGAGTTGGCCACCACCGCCCGCGAGATCCGGGCCGCGAAGCCCGACCTGTACGGCCTCGTGGTCGGCGGCGCCTTCACCTACGGCGCGATGCCGTTCATCTGGGCCAACGGCGGCGAGATCGCCACGGGCAAGGGAGGGTCGTACGCCTCCGCCATCGACAGCGCGGCCGCCCAGAAGGGCATCAAGGCGTACACGTCGCTGTTCTCGGACGACAACTGTCCCGCCGCCAAGTGCGCGGGCATGGGCGGCAACGACACGATCACCGCGTTCGCGGCCGGTCAGGCGGGCATGGCGATCGGCGGCGACTTCAACCACACGGCCGTGGAGGCCGGGAAGGTGAAGGGCGAGTACGCGGTCGTACCGCTGCCGGGCGTGAAGGCCGGACAGATCGCGCCGGCGTTCGCCGGGGGCAACAACCTCGGTGTCCTGAAGAGCACCTCGCACCGCACCCTCGCGGTCGACCTGATGAAGCAGCTGGCGTCGAAGAAGACGCAGGAAGAGCTGTTCGGGGCGATGGGCTTCCTGCCGACCTTCACGGACGTACGGCAGCAGGTCGCGGCCGAGCAGCCGTACGTGAAGCCCTTCGTGGAGACCCTCGCCGCCGACACCAAGTTCGTGCCCGCCTCGCCCGCCTGGTCGCAGATCGACTCCTCGCTGGTCCTGCCGACCATGTTCCAGGAGGTCATCAGCGGCAAGAAGAACGTGGCGACGGCCTCGAAGGACGCGGCGACCAAGATGAACGACGCGTTCGGCTCCGTCGGGTGA
- a CDS encoding DUF3039 domain-containing protein — protein sequence MSTLEPETQPQRGTGTGTLVEPAPQTSHGDGDHERFAHYVQKDKIMASALDGTPVVALCGKVWVPGRDPKKYPVCPMCKEIYESMGAGGDDKGKGGGDK from the coding sequence ATGAGCACTCTTGAGCCTGAGACCCAGCCGCAGCGAGGTACTGGGACGGGAACCCTCGTAGAGCCGGCGCCCCAGACGTCGCACGGTGACGGCGACCACGAGCGCTTCGCCCACTACGTCCAGAAGGACAAGATCATGGCGAGCGCCCTCGACGGCACCCCCGTCGTGGCGCTGTGCGGCAAGGTCTGGGTGCCGGGCCGCGACCCGAAGAAGTACCCCGTGTGTCCCATGTGCAAGGAGATCTACGAGTCCATGGGCGCCGGCGGCGACGACAAGGGCAAGGGCGGCGGCGACAAGTAG
- a CDS encoding HU family DNA-binding protein, with the protein MNRSELVAALADRAEVTRKDADAVLAAFAETVGEVVAKGDEKVTIPGFLTFERTHRAARTARNPQTGDPIQIPAGYSVKVSAGSKLKEAAKGQ; encoded by the coding sequence ATGAACCGCAGTGAGCTGGTGGCCGCGCTGGCCGATCGCGCCGAGGTGACCCGCAAGGACGCCGACGCCGTTCTGGCCGCGTTCGCCGAGACCGTCGGCGAGGTCGTCGCCAAGGGCGACGAGAAGGTCACCATCCCCGGCTTCCTGACCTTCGAGCGCACCCACCGTGCCGCTCGCACCGCGCGCAACCCGCAGACCGGCGACCCGATCCAGATCCCGGCCGGCTACAGCGTGAAGGTCTCCGCGGGCAGCAAGCTCAAGGAAGCGGCCAAGGGCCAGTGA
- the murA gene encoding UDP-N-acetylglucosamine 1-carboxyvinyltransferase, translating into MTVNGNDDVLLVHGGTPLEGEIRVRGAKNLVPKAMVAALLGSGPSRLRNVPDIRDVRVVRGLLQLHGVTVRPGEEPGELVMDPTSVESANVADIDAHAGSSRIPILLCGPLLHRLGHAFIPGLGGCDIGGRPIDFHFEVLRQFGATIEKRADGQFLQAPRRLRGTKIRLPYPSVGATEQVLLTAVLAEGVTELSNAAVEPEIEDLICVLQKMGAIIAMDTDRTIRVTGVDRLGGYNHRALPDRLEAASWASAALATEGDIYVRGAQQRSMMTFLNTYRKVGGAFEIDDEGIRFWHPGGQLKSIALETDVHPGFQTDWQQPLVVALTQATGLSIIHETVYESRLGFTSALNQMGAHIQLYRECLGGSNCRFGQRNFLHSAVVSGPTRLQGSDLVIPDLRGGFSYLIAALAAQGTSRVHGIDLINRGYENFMEKLVELGAKVELPGKALG; encoded by the coding sequence ATGACCGTCAACGGCAATGACGACGTACTGCTTGTCCACGGCGGAACCCCGCTGGAGGGCGAGATCCGTGTCCGCGGTGCGAAGAACCTCGTACCGAAGGCCATGGTCGCCGCCCTGCTGGGCAGCGGCCCGAGTCGACTGCGCAACGTTCCGGACATCCGTGACGTTCGTGTCGTACGCGGCCTCCTGCAACTGCACGGTGTGACGGTCCGTCCGGGTGAGGAACCGGGCGAACTCGTGATGGACCCGACGTCGGTGGAGAGCGCGAACGTCGCCGACATCGACGCCCACGCGGGTTCGAGCCGTATCCCGATCCTTCTGTGCGGTCCGCTGCTGCACCGCCTCGGGCACGCGTTCATCCCCGGTCTCGGCGGCTGCGACATCGGCGGCCGGCCCATCGACTTCCACTTCGAGGTGCTACGGCAGTTCGGCGCGACGATCGAGAAGCGGGCGGACGGTCAGTTCCTTCAGGCGCCGCGGCGGCTGCGCGGCACGAAGATCCGGCTGCCGTACCCGTCCGTCGGCGCGACCGAGCAGGTGCTGCTGACGGCCGTCCTCGCCGAGGGTGTCACCGAGCTCTCGAACGCGGCCGTGGAGCCGGAGATCGAGGACCTGATCTGCGTCCTGCAGAAGATGGGCGCCATCATCGCGATGGACACCGACCGCACCATCCGCGTCACCGGCGTGGACAGGCTCGGCGGCTACAACCACCGCGCCCTCCCGGACCGCCTGGAGGCCGCCTCCTGGGCGTCCGCGGCGCTCGCGACCGAGGGCGACATCTACGTCCGCGGCGCCCAGCAGCGCTCGATGATGACGTTCCTCAACACCTACCGGAAGGTGGGCGGTGCCTTCGAGATCGACGACGAGGGCATCCGCTTCTGGCACCCCGGCGGCCAGTTGAAGTCCATCGCCCTGGAGACGGACGTGCACCCCGGCTTCCAGACCGACTGGCAGCAGCCGCTGGTCGTCGCCCTGACGCAGGCGACCGGGCTGTCCATCATCCACGAGACGGTCTACGAGTCCCGGCTGGGCTTCACCTCCGCGCTGAACCAGATGGGCGCTCACATCCAGCTGTACCGCGAGTGCCTGGGCGGCTCGAACTGCCGCTTCGGCCAGCGCAACTTCCTGCACTCCGCGGTTGTCTCCGGCCCCACCCGGCTCCAGGGCTCCGACCTGGTCATCCCCGACCTCCGCGGCGGCTTCTCGTACCTCATCGCCGCCCTGGCCGCCCAAGGCACGTCACGGGTGCACGGCATCGACCTCATCAACCGGGGTTACGAGAACTTCATGGAGAAGCTGGTGGAGCTGGGGGCCAAGGTGGAGCTCCCGGGCAAGGCGCTCGGCTGA
- a CDS encoding YqgE/AlgH family protein yields the protein MTEVSSLTGRLLVATPALADPNFDRAVVLLLDHDEEGSLGVVLNRPTPVDVGDILEGWADLAGEPGVVFQGGPVSLDSALGVAVIPGGASVDGAPLGWRRVHGAIGLVDLEAPPELLASALGSLRIFAGYAGWGPGQLEDELVEGAWYVVESEPGDVSSPSPERLWREVLRRQRNELAMVATYPDDPSLN from the coding sequence ATGACCGAGGTGTCCTCGCTCACAGGGCGGTTGCTCGTGGCAACACCCGCCCTGGCGGACCCGAACTTCGACCGCGCGGTGGTGCTCCTTCTCGACCACGACGAGGAGGGCTCCCTCGGTGTCGTCCTCAACCGGCCCACCCCGGTGGACGTGGGCGACATCCTGGAGGGCTGGGCCGACCTCGCCGGCGAACCCGGCGTCGTCTTCCAGGGCGGACCGGTGTCCCTGGACTCGGCGCTCGGTGTCGCCGTCATCCCCGGCGGCGCGTCCGTCGACGGGGCCCCGCTGGGCTGGCGCCGGGTGCACGGCGCGATCGGTCTGGTCGACCTGGAGGCCCCGCCGGAGCTGCTCGCCTCGGCGCTGGGAAGCCTGCGGATCTTCGCCGGTTACGCCGGCTGGGGCCCCGGCCAGCTGGAGGACGAGCTGGTGGAGGGCGCCTGGTACGTCGTCGAGTCGGAGCCCGGCGACGTGTCGTCCCCGTCCCCGGAGAGACTCTGGCGGGAGGTCCTGCGCCGCCAGCGCAACGAGCTCGCGATGGTGGCGACGTATCCGGACGACCCTTCGCTCAACTGA